A region of the Drosophila subobscura isolate 14011-0131.10 chromosome J, UCBerk_Dsub_1.0, whole genome shotgun sequence genome:
ACACCCAGacgcgagcgagcgagcgagagagagagagagagagaaatcgaaCCCAAATTCCGTATCGCATCCGTATGGTTGGGAggagcggcaagcggcagtcGGCAGACGGCAACGGCGTACGTCCGGAGTAGGAAAACCCTGCGGGACTCACGAGgcttgaaaaaataaacaaatttaacgCTTTTATTGCCTTTGCACGTTGCGGATCCTGACTCCAGGCACCCCGCTCCCCCACACTCCTTGGTTCCCGTACTCAGTTTTCTACGTAAATTAAATTAGGTAGAACCGGAAAAATGCTCCCAAGCAGCCAAAGATGCGATTACGCTCTTTCCCGTCGTTACAGAAATTGATAGCGgatataaatgtttaatgttttggcaataaaaatttaagggtacacacacacaggaggagcagcagcaggagcctcTCCTCTCTGATAAAGCGACTTTATGATAAATTCAGTTTGCGGTTTTACgcacaatttaatttgcttaaaaatcaataaaaatcattaaCTTTGTTGCATTGAAGAGCGAAGCTACTAGTGGAGTGGTTTGCCCACCGCAAGACGgtgcaaaatgtttaatgctgctcataaataattaataatctTTTGGTGGGAGGGGGGTAAAGGCTTACACAACCCACAGATTTGTGTACCAGCTGCAGGATAATGCTCGTAAATATTATGATgcgaaaaaaattataattaactgAAAGCCTGCGCTTTGTGGGCAaaggaaattagtttttgcaaGGAATTAGCTAAAGTAATGGGAAAATCTTCGATGAGTAATGAATGGGCAATATCTCAGCAAAGTAAATCACTTTATTATCAAAACTTCTGCTTGGGATTGTCGAGGCCACTAATCGGATACTGCTGGAAAATGCGACTCTTGGACAGCCGCACGGACTGCAGCTCGTGTGGCGGTTTGTTGTGCACCAGAAAGTGATTCGTTTGCCAGAACTGCGTCTGTTCCCCCGCGGAGGATTGCCGGTGTATGCCCAGCAGTCGATTGCGCACATCCACGAGGCTGGCGGAGTGCGGCTGCAGCCACTGCACCATGGGAATGGCCAGGGAGGTGAGCACCAAAGTGACCACGCTGCCCGCTAGCAGAGCCGTCCAAGTGTCATCCACATTCGCCTCGTACTTGTAGCCCTCGAGGATGGCCAGCTGCAACACGAAGCCAATGGCCAGAGCGAGCTCCGTGTAGAGGAAGGGCGAGCACTCGAGCAGCCAGTGGAGGGACTGGCTGGAGAGGACGCCCATGGTGGCATAGAtgaggcagaggaagaggaaacAGTGCTCCGACTGCTCCTCGCTGTAGATGCACAGCAGCGCCACGATCAGCGTCACCTGGATGACCCCAAAGAGGAGGTACACCAGCTTGGGGGTGTagcgcatcagcagcagcgccccGAGGCCACATCCCGCAGCGTACAGGACGAACGGCGCGAAGAGATGCGTCCGCTGCACATAGCCCGTGGTGGCACTCCACATCAGCTGCAGGTAGCTGGGGGAGAAGAGCAGGCAGTTCCGCTGCAGCGTGACCAGCAAACCGCCGAGGATCAGGACCAGCCACTgcctgctggccagcagctggtaATCCGTGCGtcccacaaactgcgcgagcACCGCCTGACGTGGCAGGAACACCATTCGTTCCTCGTTCAGCAGATTGAAGACCAAATCCCGCGACTCCTTGTAGCTGTGGCAGCCCACGTGCTGCAGCAGTTCGTTGAGGCACACCATCGAAATCAACAGCAGATTGATGCCGAGCGTAATCAGGCCACAGCGCTGCGGTTCCAGCTCGTTAAAGATCACAAATCCGCTGGCCAGGCCACAGGCATGAAGCGCATTGGCCAGGGCGATCCTGGCAGGTCGTAATCCCGAGGCATCGCAGCGCAGACTCACGTAGCTAAAGCCCGACAGATACACGACACTCAGACCCACAAAGGTGAAGTAGTAGCTAACGGCTGGGGGAACAGACTCTTAATGGGGGATTTCCAACGCAGAGATagctgatggatggatgactCACCCAACTGTTTGGTGAGCATGAAGCAGCTGCCCATCAGCGCACACAACAGGCCATAGAAGATGATGTAGTAATGATCGTAGCTGTACTTCTGCCGCTTGTGCTTGCGCAGGGTCCAGCCCAGGGCCAGGACGAGGGTCACAGCGCCACCCACCAGCGCATACCAGTGGGGCCAGAGATTGTCGTAGACATACGCGGACTTTGAGTAGTAACCCAGGGAGAAACCACTGGCCCACAGGCAGGCCAACActtgagagagagaaccaCACAAACATTAAGGGAGAGCTGGATGGGAGTTGGATGTGTCACGAGTAAAACCTACCCAGCAAATCGGGCAGCGAGAACATTGCCACGAAACGCGTCCACGCGTTATCCACCTTCGATGGCAGCTTCATTGCTCGCTCGCTGTCACATCTACTCCGTTGGggaattgaaattgtaatGGTAATGGAATTCGAAATGCATCTCCCGCTTTGGGGCCCTCCTCCGCGGTTTATTGGTTATCAATGGGGCCCCAGCGCCGATAGCGCATCTTGTCACGAATGTCTCCAATCGCGGCTTGATAAGATAAATGTTCTACCCAGAACAAGCGACACCACTAATTAAACAGCCAactatgatgatgatgatgatgtttggGAAGATTTGgtccacagagagagacagaaagagacggagagagcgCCGCACACCTGTTGCGGAATGGCGTAGAAtggggtggggcagggcatggcatggcagggcaCGTTCGATatgacagcagcagatgaagaaattatttatagcatacaaaaagttttcattgaAAGTCAATGAATGATTAAAGAGTGGAGCAGAGAGTTATATATAACTTTAGTCAGTGTTTAAATCTAAATTTAGCTAAAAGAATAATTAAAGAATGATTAAAGATTGATTCCCACAACACAGAGTACTGGTCTTAAATGtatttctggtttttgttgtcaGATAATTCCCCTCCAAATGAATGTTTCGTTGACGCAACAAATTTACTGaattattcaaatgcaaaatgaaaaattcaaccGAATTGCTGCATCCACagtctgtgtttgtttgtatgtaaagCTGCAGTGAGCATCGCACTCCACACAACTAACCCAAATTAACCCACGAGAAGGAGCATGACACACTTTTCGTCTCGTAAAAGTCCGTggtggtgcggctgctgctgctacactCCTTCTCTACACTTCAGTTGCACCCCTGCCTCTATCGCCTCTCcctcacactctctcccttGCTCGCCAGCCCGCCTGCTTGGTGAATCCTCATCTAAAAACCCGCGTTAAGTGCATTCTTATTTACCGCAAACCCAAAAGCATGCTAcacgtttttttgtgtgcgtacCGTTGtacctttccctttcccctttGCCTAAGCTTTgaatagagagtgagagagagcagcagcagcagcggcacgcTAATTAGTTGAAGTTGCGCTGCAAGTGTTGCAGTTAATTGACTTTTGACGACccgttgtcgctgctgctgccctctctctctcactttatCTCTTTATGTTCGCTTCTCTCTTTTCGGAGCAGCTTCCCCTGTGGCTGAGGTCGAGTTAAATCCTTGGTTTACCCGTTATATCCGCCAAGTCATAGCTTTTTATGTGAGAGATTTTCTTTGGCTGCacatctctttttttttttgctccttttgctcttGTCCGACTTTGGCTAAA
Encoded here:
- the LOC117893121 gene encoding uncharacterized protein LOC117893121, yielding MKLPSKVDNAWTRFVAMFSLPDLLVLACLWASGFSLGYYSKSAYVYDNLWPHWYALVGGAVTLVLALGWTLRKHKRQKYSYDHYYIIFYGLLCALMGSCFMLTKQLAVSYYFTFVGLSVVYLSGFSYVSLRCDASGLRPARIALANALHACGLASGFVIFNELEPQRCGLITLGINLLLISMVCLNELLQHVGCHSYKESRDLVFNLLNEERMVFLPRQAVLAQFVGRTDYQLLASRQWLVLILGGLLVTLQRNCLLFSPSYLQLMWSATTGYVQRTHLFAPFVLYAAGCGLGALLLMRYTPKLVYLLFGVIQVTLIVALLCIYSEEQSEHCFLFLCLIYATMGVLSSQSLHWLLECSPFLYTELALAIGFVLQLAILEGYKYEANVDDTWTALLAGSVVTLVLTSLAIPMVQWLQPHSASLVDVRNRLLGIHRQSSAGEQTQFWQTNHFLVHNKPPHELQSVRLSKSRIFQQYPISGLDNPKQKF